A single region of the Pseudomonas solani genome encodes:
- a CDS encoding sulfite exporter TauE/SafE family protein: MLLEALAIGTLLGLLLGLTGAGGSLVALPLLLSLHLPLRDAVGVSLGAVALTALVGTLLRLRQGLVAWPPVLLLAASGLPGNALGQWLGHWVPEGLLITGFCLLVLWSAWRLWRGAQQSRAGTGPLRYLPLLAIGLGVGVLSGLMGVGGGFLVVPALLWFTPLSVMAATATSLAVVVVVSGGGFLLYLGQAQPPALLLGALAFGGALGMLVGNRLAYRLGGPALQRLFAVLLVITSLSVALQKLI; the protein is encoded by the coding sequence ATGCTTCTCGAAGCCCTCGCCATCGGCACCCTGCTCGGCCTGCTGCTCGGGCTGACCGGCGCAGGCGGCTCGCTGGTGGCCCTGCCCTTGCTGCTCAGCCTGCACCTGCCCCTGCGCGACGCGGTGGGCGTGAGCCTCGGCGCGGTGGCCCTCACCGCCCTGGTCGGCACCCTGCTGCGCCTGCGCCAGGGCCTGGTGGCCTGGCCGCCGGTGCTGCTGCTCGCCGCCAGCGGCCTGCCCGGCAACGCCCTGGGCCAGTGGCTCGGGCACTGGGTACCGGAGGGCCTGCTGATCACCGGCTTCTGCCTGCTGGTGCTGTGGTCCGCCTGGCGCCTGTGGCGCGGCGCCCAACAGTCACGCGCTGGCACGGGCCCACTGCGTTACCTGCCGTTGCTGGCCATCGGTCTGGGCGTGGGCGTGCTCTCGGGGCTGATGGGCGTCGGCGGCGGCTTCCTGGTGGTTCCGGCGCTACTCTGGTTCACGCCGCTCTCGGTCATGGCCGCCACCGCCACCTCCCTGGCGGTGGTCGTGGTGGTGTCCGGTGGCGGCTTCTTGCTCTACCTGGGGCAGGCCCAGCCCCCCGCGCTGCTGCTCGGCGCCCTGGCCTTCGGCGGCGCGCTCGGCATGCTGGTCGGCAACCGCCTGGCGTACCGCCTGGGCGGCCCGGCGCTGCAACGCCTGTTCGCGGTGCTGCTGGTGATCACCAGCCTGTCGGTGGCCCTGCAGAAACTGATCTGA
- a CDS encoding MBL fold metallo-hydrolase: MLLRQLFDAESSTYTYLLADAGEAVLIDPVKEQLDAYRRLLDELGLRLVLALDTHTHADHITALGDLREATGCQSGFGAESGSTCASFTFTDGTRLHFGARELIAWYTPGHTADSYCFLLPASPADGTPARVFTGDTLLIRGTGRTDFQNGDARAQWASLGRLLALADDTEVCPGHDYRGWTRSSIAEERAHNPRLQVANAEAYAALMASLRLPNPRLMDIAVPANRACGRP; encoded by the coding sequence ATGCTGCTGCGCCAGCTCTTCGATGCCGAAAGCTCCACCTACACCTACCTGCTCGCCGACGCCGGCGAGGCGGTACTGATCGACCCGGTGAAGGAACAACTCGACGCCTACCGGCGCCTGCTCGACGAACTCGGGCTGCGCCTGGTGCTGGCCCTCGATACCCATACCCACGCCGACCACATCACCGCCCTGGGCGACCTGCGCGAGGCCACCGGCTGCCAGAGTGGATTCGGCGCCGAAAGCGGCAGCACCTGCGCCAGCTTCACCTTCACCGACGGCACGCGCCTGCACTTCGGCGCCCGCGAACTGATCGCCTGGTACACCCCTGGGCACACCGCGGACTCCTACTGCTTCCTGCTGCCCGCCAGCCCCGCCGATGGCACTCCGGCGCGGGTGTTCACCGGCGACACCCTGCTGATCCGTGGCACCGGGCGCACCGACTTCCAGAACGGCGACGCCCGTGCCCAGTGGGCCAGCCTGGGGCGCCTGCTGGCGCTGGCGGACGACACCGAGGTGTGCCCCGGCCACGACTATCGCGGCTGGACCCGTTCGAGCATCGCCGAGGAACGCGCCCACAACCCGCGCCTGCAGGTGGCCAACGCCGAGGCCTATGCGGCGCTGATGGCCAGCCTGCGCCTGCCGAACCCGCGCCTGATGGACATCGCCGTGCCCGCCAACCGCGCCTGCGGCCGCCCCTGA
- a CDS encoding N-acetylglutaminylglutamine amidotransferase — MCGISGELRFDKRPADLAAVERITHHLAPRGPDAWGFHSQGPIALGHRRLKIMDLSDGSAQPMVEPDLGLAMSFNGAIYNFPELREELQALGYRFRSGGDTEVLAKAWHAWGKDMLPKLNGMFALGIWEPGSQRLFLARDRLGIKPLYLSRTASRLRFASSLPALLKGGDIDGTLDAEALNHYLNFHAVVPAPRTLVKGIEKLPPASWMMVDADGNIDQGTWWNLDYGHRADEAGLQLADWRDLLLGSLRDAVAVRQRAAREVGVLLSGGVDSSLLVGLLAEAGVEDLLTFSIGFQDAGGERGDEFEYSDLIARRYGTRHHQLRVGEHEIIEQLPAAFRAMSEPMVSHDCIAFYLLSREVSKHCKVVQSGQGADELFAGYHWYPPLADTADPFATYRAAFFDRSHADYRDTVQPAWLTGDVAGDFVREHFARSGAEDPVDKALRLDSTIMLVDDPVKRVDNMTMAWGLEARVPFLDYRVVELSARIPSRFKLGDGGKQVLKEVARQVIPHEVIDRPKGYFPVPGLKHLQGKTRDWVRELLLDPSQDRGLFNAATLERLLANPGEDLTPLRGSKLWQMAALNLWLNEQGL; from the coding sequence ATGTGCGGCATTTCTGGAGAGTTACGCTTCGACAAACGACCCGCCGACCTGGCTGCGGTCGAACGCATCACCCATCACCTCGCCCCTCGCGGCCCCGACGCCTGGGGCTTCCATAGCCAGGGCCCCATCGCCCTGGGCCACCGCCGGCTGAAGATCATGGACCTGTCCGACGGCTCGGCGCAGCCGATGGTCGAGCCCGACCTGGGCCTGGCGATGAGCTTCAACGGCGCCATCTACAACTTCCCCGAACTGCGCGAAGAGCTTCAGGCCCTCGGCTACCGCTTCCGCTCCGGCGGCGACACCGAGGTGCTGGCCAAGGCCTGGCACGCCTGGGGCAAGGACATGCTGCCCAAGCTCAACGGCATGTTCGCCCTGGGCATCTGGGAGCCGGGCAGCCAGCGCCTGTTCCTGGCCCGCGACCGCCTCGGCATCAAGCCGCTGTACCTGTCGCGCACGGCCAGCCGTCTGCGCTTCGCCTCCAGCCTGCCGGCGCTGCTCAAGGGTGGCGACATCGACGGCACCCTGGACGCCGAGGCGCTCAACCACTACCTCAACTTCCACGCCGTGGTGCCGGCACCGCGCACCCTGGTCAAGGGCATCGAGAAGCTGCCGCCGGCCAGCTGGATGATGGTCGACGCCGACGGCAACATCGACCAGGGCACCTGGTGGAACCTCGACTACGGCCACCGCGCCGACGAGGCCGGGCTGCAACTGGCCGACTGGCGCGACCTGCTGCTGGGCAGCCTGCGCGATGCCGTCGCCGTGCGTCAGCGCGCGGCCCGCGAAGTAGGCGTGCTGCTTTCCGGCGGCGTCGACTCCAGCCTGCTGGTGGGCCTGCTGGCCGAGGCCGGCGTCGAGGACCTGCTGACCTTCTCCATCGGTTTCCAGGATGCCGGCGGCGAGCGCGGCGACGAGTTCGAGTACTCCGACCTCATCGCCCGCCGCTACGGCACCCGCCACCACCAATTGCGGGTCGGCGAGCACGAGATCATCGAGCAGTTGCCCGCGGCCTTCCGCGCCATGAGCGAGCCGATGGTCAGCCATGACTGCATCGCCTTCTACCTGCTCTCCCGCGAAGTCTCCAAGCACTGCAAGGTGGTGCAGAGCGGCCAGGGTGCCGACGAGCTGTTCGCGGGTTACCACTGGTACCCGCCGCTGGCCGACACGGCCGACCCCTTCGCCACCTACCGCGCGGCCTTCTTCGACCGCAGCCACGCCGACTACCGCGACACCGTGCAGCCGGCCTGGCTCACCGGGGACGTGGCCGGCGACTTCGTCCGCGAGCACTTCGCCCGCTCCGGCGCCGAAGACCCGGTGGACAAGGCCCTGCGCCTGGACAGCACCATCATGCTGGTGGACGACCCGGTCAAACGCGTCGACAACATGACCATGGCCTGGGGCCTGGAGGCCCGCGTGCCCTTCCTCGACTACCGCGTGGTCGAGCTCTCCGCGCGCATCCCCTCGCGCTTCAAGCTGGGCGATGGCGGCAAGCAGGTGCTCAAGGAAGTCGCCCGCCAAGTCATCCCCCACGAGGTGATCGACCGGCCCAAGGGCTACTTCCCCGTGCCCGGGCTCAAGCACCTGCAAGGCAAGACCCGCGACTGGGTGCGCGAGCTGCTGCTGGACCCGAGCCAGGATCGCGGCCTGTTCAACGCCGCCACCCTCGAACGCCTGCTGGCCAACCCCGGCGAAGACCTGACCCCGCTGCGCGGCTCCAAGCTGTGGCAGATGGCGGCGCTCAACCTCTGGCTCAACGAGCAGGGGCTCTAA
- the ngg gene encoding N-acetylglutaminylglutamine synthetase, with protein sequence MKFFTSQQYVQSQRLLRGQAPSYERLQARLAEEHKDEQPEQVQVLHCGWGRLLLGHTYPDPTSLARELLAESPGERDIALYVAAPQQVLAQAPQQLFLDPSDTLRLWFTDYRPARRAFRGFRIRRAHSEDDWQAISQLYRSRGMLPVDHDAITPRHQGGPVYWLAEDSASNQVVGSVMGLNHRKAFHDPEGGSSLWCLAVDPQCNRPGVGEALVRHLIEHFMSRGLAYLDLSVLHDNRQAKALYSKLGFRDLPTFAIKRKNGINQTLFLGPGPEEDLNPYARIIVDEAHRRGIEVRVDDARAGLFSLSQGGRSVRCRESLSDMTSAVSMTLCQDKTLTHSTLARAGLSLPAQRLAGTEKENAAFLAEHGALVVKPVDGEQGNGVAVDLRSAAEVEAAIDNARRFDSRVLLESFHQGHDLRIVVIGYDVVAAAIRRPAEIVGDGQRSIRSLIEAQSRRRQAATGGESRIPLDDETERTLRDAGYGYDDVLPEGTHLAVRRTANLHTGGTLEDVTGILHPRLGEAAVRAARALGIPVVGLDLLVPAADQPDYVFIEANERVGLANHQPQPTAERFIDLLFPLSQPLS encoded by the coding sequence ATGAAATTCTTTACCAGCCAGCAGTACGTGCAGAGCCAGCGTCTGCTGCGCGGTCAGGCGCCCTCCTACGAGCGCCTGCAGGCACGCCTGGCGGAAGAGCACAAGGATGAACAGCCGGAGCAGGTCCAGGTGTTGCACTGCGGCTGGGGCCGCCTGCTGCTGGGCCACACCTACCCGGACCCGACCAGCCTGGCCCGCGAGCTGCTGGCCGAGAGCCCCGGCGAGCGGGACATCGCCCTGTACGTCGCGGCGCCCCAGCAGGTGCTGGCCCAGGCACCGCAGCAGCTGTTCCTCGACCCCTCCGACACCCTGCGCCTGTGGTTCACCGACTACCGCCCGGCGCGCCGGGCCTTCCGTGGCTTCCGCATCCGCCGTGCCCACAGCGAGGACGACTGGCAGGCCATCAGCCAGCTGTACCGCAGCCGCGGCATGCTGCCGGTGGATCACGACGCCATCACCCCGCGCCACCAGGGCGGCCCGGTGTACTGGCTGGCCGAGGATTCGGCCAGCAACCAGGTGGTCGGCAGCGTGATGGGCCTCAACCACCGCAAGGCCTTCCACGACCCGGAAGGCGGCTCCAGCCTCTGGTGCCTGGCGGTGGACCCGCAATGCAACCGCCCCGGCGTCGGCGAGGCGCTGGTGCGCCACCTCATCGAGCACTTCATGAGCCGTGGCCTGGCCTACCTCGACCTGTCGGTGCTGCACGACAACCGCCAGGCCAAGGCGCTGTATTCCAAGCTGGGCTTCCGTGACCTGCCGACCTTCGCCATCAAGCGCAAGAACGGTATCAACCAGACCCTGTTCCTCGGCCCCGGCCCGGAAGAGGACCTCAACCCCTATGCGCGGATCATCGTCGACGAGGCCCACCGCCGCGGCATCGAGGTGCGCGTCGACGACGCCCGCGCCGGGCTCTTCAGCCTCAGCCAGGGCGGGCGCAGCGTGCGCTGCCGCGAATCGCTGTCGGACATGACCAGCGCCGTCAGCATGACCCTGTGCCAGGACAAGACCCTCACCCACAGCACCCTGGCCCGCGCCGGCCTCAGCCTGCCGGCGCAGCGCCTGGCCGGCACCGAGAAGGAGAACGCCGCCTTCCTCGCCGAACATGGCGCCCTGGTGGTCAAACCGGTGGACGGCGAGCAGGGCAATGGCGTGGCCGTGGACCTGCGCAGCGCCGCCGAGGTGGAAGCGGCCATCGACAACGCCCGGCGCTTCGACAGCCGCGTGCTGCTGGAGAGCTTCCACCAGGGCCACGACCTGCGCATCGTGGTGATCGGCTACGACGTGGTCGCGGCGGCGATCCGTCGCCCGGCCGAGATCGTCGGTGACGGCCAGCGCAGCATCCGCTCGCTGATCGAGGCGCAGAGCCGCCGACGCCAGGCCGCCACCGGTGGCGAAAGCCGCATCCCCCTCGACGACGAGACCGAACGCACCCTCAGGGACGCCGGCTACGGCTACGACGATGTGCTGCCCGAGGGCACCCACCTCGCCGTGCGCCGCACCGCCAACCTACACACCGGCGGCACCCTGGAAGACGTCACCGGCATCCTCCACCCGCGCCTGGGCGAGGCGGCCGTCCGCGCCGCCCGCGCCCTCGGCATCCCGGTGGTGGGCCTGGACCTGCTGGTGCCCGCCGCCGACCAGCCCGACTACGTGTTCATCGAAGCCAACGAGCGGGTCGGCCTGGCCAACCACCAGCCGCAGCCCACCGCCGAGCGCTTCATCGACCTGCTGTTCCCCCTCAGCCAGCCGCTGTCCTGA
- a CDS encoding osmoprotectant NAGGN system M42 family peptidase: protein MTARKLPEPDINYLRQVLLEMLAIPSPTGFTDTIVRYVAERLEEMGIPFELTRRGTIRATLLGRQKSPDRAVAAHLDTIGGIVRQIKDNGRLALAPVGCWSSRFAEGSRVSVFTDTGVIRGSVLPLLASGHAFNTEVDSMPISWDHIELRLDAYSSTRADCESLGVCIGDFVAFDPLPEFTESGHISARHLDDKAGVAALLTALKGITEAKLVPPIDCHPLFTITEEIGSGSAGALPWDVSEFVGIDIAPVAPGQHSSEHAVSVALQDSAGPYDYHLSRHLLKLAEKNVIPVRRDLFRYYHSDAQSAIAAGHDTRAALLAFGCDATHGYERTHIDSLEAMARLLGAYMMSPPVFASDADNAQNSLEPFSHQLEHTAQMENDTRVPTVGSLVGKGESDA, encoded by the coding sequence ATGACTGCCAGAAAACTCCCCGAACCCGATATCAACTACCTGCGCCAGGTGCTCCTGGAGATGCTCGCCATCCCCAGCCCCACCGGCTTCACCGACACCATCGTGCGCTACGTCGCCGAGCGCCTGGAGGAGATGGGCATCCCCTTCGAGCTGACCCGTCGCGGCACCATCCGCGCCACCCTGCTGGGCCGGCAGAAGAGCCCCGACCGCGCGGTGGCGGCGCACCTGGACACCATTGGCGGCATCGTCCGCCAGATCAAGGACAACGGCCGCCTGGCCCTGGCGCCGGTGGGCTGCTGGTCCAGCCGCTTCGCCGAAGGCAGCCGCGTCAGCGTATTCACCGACACCGGGGTGATCCGTGGCAGCGTGCTGCCGCTGCTGGCCTCCGGCCACGCCTTCAACACCGAAGTGGACAGCATGCCCATCAGTTGGGACCACATCGAACTGCGCCTGGACGCCTACAGCTCGACCCGCGCCGACTGCGAATCCCTCGGCGTGTGCATCGGCGACTTCGTCGCCTTCGACCCGCTGCCCGAGTTCACCGAGAGCGGCCACATCAGCGCCCGCCACCTGGACGACAAGGCCGGCGTCGCCGCCCTGCTCACCGCGCTCAAGGGCATCACCGAAGCCAAGCTGGTGCCGCCCATCGACTGCCACCCGCTGTTCACCATCACCGAGGAGATCGGCTCCGGTTCCGCCGGCGCGCTGCCCTGGGACGTCAGCGAATTCGTCGGCATCGACATCGCTCCGGTCGCCCCCGGCCAGCACTCCAGCGAGCATGCCGTCAGCGTCGCCCTGCAGGACTCGGCAGGCCCCTACGACTACCACCTCTCGCGGCACCTGCTGAAGCTGGCGGAGAAGAACGTCATCCCCGTTCGTCGCGACCTGTTCCGCTACTACCACAGCGATGCCCAGTCGGCGATCGCCGCTGGCCACGACACCCGTGCCGCCCTGCTGGCCTTCGGCTGCGACGCCACCCACGGCTACGAGCGCACCCACATCGACAGCCTGGAAGCCATGGCCCGGCTGCTGGGCGCCTACATGATGAGCCCGCCGGTATTCGCCAGCGACGCCGACAATGCGCAGAACTCCCTGGAGCCATTCAGCCACCAGCTGGAACACACCGCGCAGATGGAAAACGACACGCGCGTACCGACTGTCGGAAGTCTCGTAGGCAAGGGCGAAAGCGACGCTTGA
- a CDS encoding hybrid sensor histidine kinase/response regulator → MPRLCLALLLFCLAGQAWALPSAPLDRDDLRLSLSPFLGYLEDRDGTLQVGDLRKLPDEAFTPVHGEHANLGKNSSVWWFKVRLVNSRQHPLSGYLEANYPLLDHIKVFLFDPDGHLQEQESGDSFAFAQRPVQVRNFWFPLDLQPGSNTLLLRVESTSTLFVPLFFSTYGASAAAQENLMGFNGAFYGVLFAMFFYNLFLYISLRESAYLWYLAYNLNVGLLAACFDGMLFKLLPEHVAFQSVSIYILMYLHCLTAVQFSRHFLHAKQYFPRLDTALRVAMLVTMAIFLSAPLIGLQAWNILASLTVSAVSLLLLLAGIYVWRRGVRYGSYYTLAWGILLFAFIQATTGSLGVEVLGIFGATVVKIGVTIELITLSIGLADRINTLKEEGFRSRQAAEQAHVESRAKSRFLAKMSHEIRTPLNGVLGMLQLLKETPLDRSQRFYVDTISSSGSALMAVINDILDYARIESGKLTLEHIEFDLEQLLSDTLSLFTAQALDKRLRLYISLESGVPRRIKGDPTRLKQVLMNLLSNALKFTAEGHVAVNVCRRSNSLGDPHLIFAISDSGIGIRNEALSQLFDSFAQGDSSTTRRYGGSGLGLAISKELVEMMGGRIEVQSTPGQGTRFAFDMPLQEGTEEDDELLRLLKGKTALLTSLDGLGLDALSRLLGRWGMRTERCQTPERLNEYLDDFAVPPLLVLVAPWPGSAAHWLDSLRPRLEPGQRILLLCPPEQCQNLPQSNGLRLIAMAQPLAVVPLREALGDLYQERRQEPRPILSEAFSDSSSAPCILVAEDNAVNQLVVQGFLRKRGYRVRTVANGVAAVNEYERDPAGVQLILMDCEMPEMDGFEATKRIRQFERNRQLVAVPIVALTAHILDEHRDAGSEAGMDDFLGKPLDSALLFATLDRLLMRQDLREDSA, encoded by the coding sequence ATGCCTCGCCTCTGTCTGGCGCTCCTGTTGTTCTGCCTTGCCGGCCAGGCCTGGGCGCTTCCGAGCGCCCCCCTCGACCGTGACGACCTGCGCCTGTCCCTGAGCCCCTTCCTGGGTTACCTCGAGGATCGGGACGGCACGCTGCAGGTCGGCGACCTGCGCAAGCTGCCCGACGAAGCCTTCACCCCGGTCCACGGCGAGCACGCCAACCTGGGCAAGAACAGCTCGGTCTGGTGGTTCAAGGTGCGCCTGGTCAACAGCCGCCAGCACCCGCTTTCGGGTTACCTGGAAGCCAACTACCCGCTGCTGGACCACATCAAGGTCTTCCTCTTCGACCCCGACGGCCACCTGCAGGAGCAGGAAAGCGGCGACAGCTTCGCCTTCGCCCAGCGCCCGGTGCAGGTGCGCAACTTCTGGTTCCCCCTCGATTTGCAGCCCGGCAGCAACACCCTGCTGTTGCGGGTGGAAAGCACCAGCACCCTCTTCGTGCCGCTGTTCTTCAGCACCTATGGCGCCAGCGCCGCGGCCCAGGAAAACCTCATGGGGTTCAACGGCGCCTTCTACGGCGTGCTGTTCGCCATGTTCTTCTACAACCTGTTCCTCTACATCTCGCTGCGCGAGTCGGCCTACCTCTGGTACCTGGCCTACAACCTCAACGTCGGCCTGCTGGCCGCCTGCTTCGACGGCATGCTGTTCAAGCTGCTGCCCGAACACGTGGCCTTCCAGTCGGTGAGCATCTACATCCTCATGTACCTGCACTGCCTCACCGCCGTGCAGTTCAGCCGCCACTTCCTCCACGCCAAGCAGTACTTCCCGCGCCTCGACACGGCGCTGCGGGTGGCGATGCTGGTGACGATGGCGATCTTCCTCTCGGCGCCGCTGATCGGCCTGCAGGCCTGGAACATCCTCGCCAGCCTCACCGTCTCCGCCGTCTCGCTGCTGCTCCTGCTGGCCGGCATCTACGTCTGGCGCCGCGGCGTGCGCTACGGCTCCTACTACACGCTGGCCTGGGGCATCCTGCTGTTCGCCTTCATCCAGGCCACCACCGGCTCGCTGGGCGTGGAGGTGCTGGGCATCTTCGGTGCCACGGTGGTGAAGATCGGCGTGACCATCGAACTGATCACCCTGTCCATCGGCCTCGCCGACCGCATCAACACCCTCAAGGAAGAAGGCTTCCGCTCGCGCCAGGCGGCCGAGCAGGCCCATGTCGAAAGCCGCGCCAAGAGCCGCTTCCTGGCCAAGATGAGCCACGAGATCCGCACGCCCCTCAACGGCGTGCTGGGCATGCTGCAACTGCTCAAGGAAACCCCGCTGGACCGCAGCCAGCGCTTCTACGTCGACACCATCTCCAGCTCCGGCAGCGCGCTGATGGCGGTGATCAACGACATCCTCGACTACGCCCGCATCGAGTCCGGCAAGCTGACCCTGGAACACATCGAGTTCGACCTGGAGCAGTTGCTCTCCGACACCCTCAGCCTGTTCACCGCCCAGGCCCTGGACAAGCGCCTGCGCCTCTACATCAGCCTGGAAAGCGGCGTGCCGCGGCGCATCAAGGGTGACCCCACGCGCCTCAAGCAGGTGCTGATGAACCTGCTGAGCAACGCACTCAAGTTCACCGCCGAAGGCCATGTGGCGGTGAACGTCTGCCGCCGCTCCAACTCCCTCGGCGACCCGCACCTGATCTTCGCCATCAGCGACAGCGGCATCGGCATCCGCAACGAGGCGCTGTCCCAGCTGTTCGATTCCTTCGCCCAGGGCGACTCCAGCACCACCCGCCGCTACGGCGGCAGCGGCCTGGGCCTGGCCATCAGCAAGGAGCTGGTGGAAATGATGGGCGGCCGCATCGAGGTGCAGAGCACGCCCGGCCAGGGCACGCGCTTCGCCTTCGACATGCCGCTGCAGGAAGGCACCGAGGAAGACGACGAGCTGCTGCGCCTGCTCAAGGGCAAGACCGCCCTGCTCACCTCCCTCGACGGCCTCGGCCTCGACGCCCTGAGCCGCCTGCTGGGCCGCTGGGGCATGCGCACCGAGCGCTGCCAGACGCCCGAGCGCCTGAACGAATACCTCGACGACTTCGCCGTGCCGCCGCTGCTGGTGCTGGTGGCGCCCTGGCCGGGCAGCGCCGCGCACTGGCTCGACTCCCTGCGCCCGCGCCTGGAACCGGGGCAGCGCATCCTCCTGCTGTGCCCGCCCGAGCAATGCCAGAACCTGCCCCAGAGCAACGGCCTGCGCCTGATCGCCATGGCCCAGCCCCTGGCCGTGGTGCCCCTGCGCGAAGCCCTCGGCGACCTCTATCAGGAGCGCCGCCAGGAGCCGCGCCCAATCCTCAGCGAGGCCTTCAGCGACTCCAGCTCCGCCCCCTGCATCCTGGTGGCCGAGGACAACGCGGTGAACCAGTTGGTGGTGCAGGGCTTCCTGCGCAAGCGCGGCTACCGGGTGCGCACCGTGGCCAACGGCGTGGCCGCAGTGAACGAATACGAGCGCGACCCGGCGGGCGTGCAACTGATCCTGATGGATTGCGAGATGCCGGAAATGGACGGTTTCGAGGCGACCAAGCGCATCCGCCAGTTCGAACGCAACCGCCAATTGGTGGCCGTGCCCATCGTCGCGCTGACCGCGCACATCCTCGACGAACACCGCGATGCCGGGTCCGAGGCGGGCATGGACGACTTCCTCGGCAAACCCCTGGACAGCGCCCTGCTCTTCGCCACCCTCGACCGCTTGCTGATGCGCCAGGACCTGCGCGAGGACTCCGCCTGA